The Halocalculus aciditolerans genome includes a window with the following:
- a CDS encoding ABC transporter substrate-binding protein, producing MTNDETTRRDAPSRRDYLTYAGALAAGGLLSGCSGGGGTDETTATSTATQSSETSTTAGDSYSVAMSPAGAVEFEAVPQNVLAGSTNYLDITAALGHGDAAKSTSRPSTSTPSLKYYYQALGVSTDWLDDLKRAGSYKKETLYELDSDVHFVDPAYLDTLDGWSQPDIDEVAENVGPFFGNMYSRKHRDPPEAYSDSYQYYTLWEMTEKYAEVFQEQARFDELNALRTDLLDHIESNLPSKAERPTAAMVYPRLKKDSFYVQTFNHKGYFYAHTRPMGAADVFADVQRGEYGGKLVDYEAMLDRDPDVILMNHGISSYYDVPETKHAIRDDSVGSQLSAVQNDRLYASGNPRQGPIMHLFQLEMTAKQLYPDVFGAWPGYDGDTYPEFPESERLFDRQRVADIINGDI from the coding sequence ATGACGAACGACGAGACGACGAGACGTGACGCACCGAGCCGACGTGACTACCTGACGTACGCGGGCGCGCTCGCCGCCGGCGGCCTGCTCTCCGGCTGTTCGGGCGGCGGCGGGACGGACGAGACGACGGCGACGTCGACGGCGACGCAGTCGAGCGAAACGAGCACGACGGCGGGCGACTCGTACTCGGTGGCGATGTCTCCGGCGGGAGCGGTCGAGTTCGAGGCGGTGCCCCAGAACGTGCTGGCCGGCTCGACGAACTACCTCGACATCACGGCCGCGCTCGGACACGGCGACGCGGCGAAATCGACGTCGCGTCCCTCGACGTCCACGCCCTCGCTGAAGTACTACTACCAAGCGCTGGGCGTCTCGACGGACTGGCTGGACGACCTGAAGCGGGCGGGGAGCTACAAGAAGGAGACGCTCTACGAGCTCGACAGCGACGTCCACTTCGTCGACCCCGCGTACCTCGACACGCTCGACGGGTGGAGCCAGCCCGACATCGACGAGGTCGCGGAGAACGTCGGTCCCTTCTTCGGGAACATGTACAGCCGGAAGCACCGCGACCCGCCGGAGGCCTACAGCGACTCCTACCAGTACTACACGCTCTGGGAGATGACGGAGAAGTACGCCGAGGTCTTCCAGGAGCAGGCGCGGTTCGACGAGCTGAACGCGCTTCGAACGGACCTGCTGGACCACATCGAATCGAACCTCCCGTCGAAAGCGGAGCGGCCGACCGCCGCGATGGTGTACCCGCGACTCAAGAAGGATTCGTTCTACGTGCAGACGTTCAATCACAAGGGGTACTTCTACGCGCACACGCGCCCGATGGGCGCGGCGGACGTCTTCGCGGACGTCCAGCGGGGCGAGTACGGCGGGAAGCTCGTCGATTACGAGGCGATGCTCGACCGCGACCCGGACGTCATCCTCATGAACCACGGCATCTCGTCGTACTACGACGTTCCCGAGACGAAGCACGCTATCCGAGACGACAGCGTGGGGTCGCAGCTGAGCGCCGTGCAGAACGACCGCCTCTACGCGTCCGGGAACCCCCGCCAGGGCCCGATTATGCACCTCTTCCAGCTGGAGATGACGGCGAAACAGCTCTACCCCGACGTCTTCGGCGCGTGGCCGGGCTACGACGGCGACACCTATCCGGAGTTCCCCGAGAGCGAGCGGCTCTTCGACCGACAGCGCGTCGCGGACATCATCAACGGAGACATCTGA
- a CDS encoding ABC transporter substrate-binding protein → MSDDTTRREYVKYGGAVIGGGLFAGCSSRSTGDSTQTAETAQATGQESETTSTTASNYTVELSPVGTVSLEEPPTNVFTHFPWFPDMASALGQGETINYLWWDGTVAGLEYFTAGFDDFEIEWADKAGEYGFAKEQLYELDSDLHLVDPAWVTTEDNWNRSDIDEVSNNVGPWLGNYYSNYHATPPEEWADGYEYYSLWELFERVATLYGERERYEALASVHDDLLGTVEEGLPPESERPTVAYLSLREDLADIYRLRLNAPGYWNSHTRPLGAIDVFGDAGLEGPFKRIDMEALLDADPDAILALWTVTEEVDFEQMEQNLRDDPVGSELAAVQNDRVYVQGTRWQGPLMNLFQLEMTAKQLYPEQFGAWPTYENGDSYPEFAEDEQLFDHQRVADIINGDF, encoded by the coding sequence ATGAGCGACGACACCACTCGGCGAGAGTACGTGAAGTACGGCGGCGCGGTCATCGGTGGGGGACTGTTCGCAGGATGTTCCAGCCGATCGACCGGTGACTCGACGCAGACGGCGGAGACGGCCCAGGCGACCGGGCAAGAGAGCGAGACGACCTCGACGACGGCATCGAATTACACGGTCGAGCTATCGCCCGTCGGCACGGTCTCGCTGGAAGAGCCCCCGACGAACGTGTTCACCCACTTCCCGTGGTTCCCGGACATGGCCAGTGCGCTCGGTCAGGGTGAGACCATCAACTACCTCTGGTGGGACGGGACCGTCGCGGGTCTCGAGTACTTCACCGCCGGGTTCGACGACTTCGAGATCGAGTGGGCGGACAAGGCGGGGGAGTACGGCTTCGCGAAGGAGCAGCTGTACGAACTCGACAGCGATCTCCACCTCGTCGACCCCGCGTGGGTAACCACGGAGGACAATTGGAACCGAAGCGACATCGACGAAGTGTCGAACAACGTCGGGCCGTGGCTCGGCAACTACTACAGCAACTACCACGCCACGCCGCCGGAGGAGTGGGCCGACGGGTACGAGTACTACTCGCTGTGGGAGTTGTTCGAACGCGTCGCGACGCTGTACGGGGAGCGAGAACGGTACGAAGCGCTCGCGTCCGTCCACGACGACCTGCTCGGGACCGTCGAAGAGGGGCTGCCACCGGAGTCGGAACGGCCGACCGTCGCGTACCTCTCCCTCAGGGAGGACCTGGCCGACATCTACCGACTCCGACTGAACGCTCCCGGCTACTGGAACTCCCACACCCGGCCGCTCGGCGCGATCGACGTATTCGGCGATGCGGGGTTAGAGGGTCCGTTCAAGCGAATCGACATGGAGGCGCTGCTGGACGCCGACCCGGACGCGATTCTCGCACTCTGGACGGTCACGGAAGAGGTCGATTTCGAACAGATGGAGCAGAATCTGCGAGACGACCCCGTGGGAAGCGAGTTGGCCGCCGTGCAGAACGACCGGGTGTACGTGCAGGGGACGCGCTGGCAGGGACCGTTAATGAACCTCTTCCAGCTCGAGATGACGGCCAAGCAGCTCTATCCCGAGCAGTTCGGCGCGTGGCCCACCTACGAGAACGGCGACTCCTATCCGGAGTTCGCCGAAGACGAACAGCTGTTCGACCACCAGCGAGTCGCGGACATCATCAACGGAGACTTCTGA
- a CDS encoding ABC transporter substrate-binding protein, which produces MSEDDTKQRGRDSVPTRREYVRYGGALAAGGLLAGCSGASSSETPTTTERSADETTRAANPSYTVEMAPVGEVTFDAVPERWVAYDGGYADMAVALGQADGLTGVGGASRYYTGVYDELPGVSVDRERIESHPEVRTKEEFYELDNDVHLYDPNMLVNWFDWDDADVTEIRENVAPFVGNLIFRRSDEWHDYRYYTLYEAFERVADVFQERERYEAFKAYHDEFVSGLRERLPPESERPRVFLTFEGTDEPETFSPYRLDDAGTSKKQWRDLGARDALADTDIENLSTTNRGELDYETLLEIDPEVILIRGHERDSVTEFRDTVLAYMRDHPVGGELTAVQNGRVYRGGYLFQGPLQNLFLTERAAQQLYPGEFGSVIDGEQLFDRQRVADIVTGDFER; this is translated from the coding sequence ATGTCGGAGGACGACACGAAACAGCGCGGAAGAGATAGCGTACCGACGCGCAGAGAGTACGTGAGATACGGTGGCGCGCTCGCCGCCGGCGGCCTGCTCGCCGGCTGTTCGGGCGCTTCGTCGTCAGAGACGCCGACGACGACAGAGCGATCGGCGGATGAGACGACGCGGGCGGCGAACCCCTCGTACACGGTCGAGATGGCCCCGGTAGGCGAGGTGACGTTCGACGCCGTCCCCGAGCGCTGGGTCGCCTACGACGGCGGCTACGCCGACATGGCGGTCGCGCTCGGACAGGCCGACGGCCTCACGGGCGTCGGCGGCGCGAGCCGCTACTACACGGGCGTCTACGACGAACTCCCCGGCGTGAGCGTCGACCGCGAACGGATCGAATCCCACCCGGAAGTCCGAACGAAAGAGGAGTTCTACGAACTCGACAACGACGTCCACCTCTACGACCCGAACATGCTCGTGAACTGGTTCGACTGGGACGACGCGGACGTCACGGAGATCCGGGAGAACGTCGCACCCTTCGTCGGCAACCTCATCTTCCGGCGCTCCGACGAGTGGCACGACTACCGCTACTACACGCTCTACGAGGCCTTCGAGAGAGTCGCCGACGTCTTCCAGGAGCGCGAGCGCTACGAGGCCTTCAAAGCCTACCACGACGAGTTCGTGTCCGGGCTTCGAGAGCGCCTCCCGCCCGAGAGCGAGCGGCCACGCGTCTTCCTCACCTTCGAGGGGACGGACGAACCCGAGACCTTCTCGCCGTACCGGCTCGACGACGCCGGGACGAGCAAGAAGCAGTGGCGTGACCTCGGGGCGCGCGACGCGCTCGCCGACACCGACATCGAGAACCTCAGCACGACGAACCGCGGCGAACTCGACTACGAGACCCTCCTCGAGATCGACCCCGAAGTCATCCTGATTCGCGGGCACGAACGCGACAGCGTCACCGAGTTCCGCGACACCGTCCTCGCGTACATGCGCGACCACCCCGTCGGCGGCGAGCTCACCGCCGTCCAGAACGGCCGCGTCTACCGCGGCGGCTACCTCTTCCAGGGCCCGCTCCAGAACCTCTTCCTCACTGAACGCGCCGCCCAGCAGCTCTACCCCGGCGAGTTCGGGAGCGTGATCGACGGCGAACAGCTCTTCGACCGACAGCGGGTGGCGGACATCGTCACCGGAGACTTCGAACGATGA
- a CDS encoding FecCD family ABC transporter permease has product MSETPPAETQSSDAGSGSLRERWLGWFDGSLFALCLASVLVVVAGGLVQVSFGAYTMTFFRAWGAVFDPNVVLSAKAWEAFLLGAPTPEMAQESLIVWNIRLPRVFVAVFVGMNLAVSGAIFQGVTRNELASPFILGVSSGAGLMILLTLVVLSGITIVVPFVFGTLVLGISSLLPVIAAVGGIVAFLIVYAIAWKNGTSPVRLVLAGVIVGTVFSSLQTGLFFFADDIGVVQSAISWTTGSLTGTDWEQVRMILPWSVLAIGLALVSARQLNVLLLGEETAKSLGMDVEKIRFALSGVAVLAAAASIAAAGIVGFVGLIVPHLVRNIVGSDYKKLVVGCVFAGPALMVAADVGARLALSPVQLPVGIVTGLVGGPYFLYLMRRKQNMGAL; this is encoded by the coding sequence ATGAGTGAGACACCGCCGGCGGAGACGCAGAGTTCGGACGCCGGTTCGGGGTCCCTGCGGGAGCGCTGGCTCGGCTGGTTCGACGGGTCGCTCTTCGCGCTCTGTCTCGCGAGCGTGCTCGTCGTCGTCGCCGGCGGCCTCGTGCAGGTGAGTTTCGGCGCGTACACGATGACGTTCTTCCGGGCGTGGGGCGCGGTCTTCGACCCGAACGTCGTATTGAGCGCGAAGGCGTGGGAGGCGTTCTTGCTCGGCGCGCCGACGCCGGAGATGGCACAGGAGAGCCTCATCGTCTGGAACATCCGGCTGCCGCGGGTGTTCGTCGCGGTCTTCGTCGGGATGAACCTCGCCGTCTCGGGCGCGATCTTCCAGGGCGTCACGCGGAACGAGCTCGCGAGCCCGTTCATCCTCGGCGTCTCCTCGGGCGCGGGCCTGATGATTCTCCTGACCCTCGTCGTCCTCTCCGGGATCACCATCGTCGTGCCGTTCGTCTTCGGGACGCTCGTGCTCGGCATCTCGTCCCTGCTGCCCGTCATCGCGGCGGTCGGTGGAATCGTCGCGTTCCTCATCGTCTACGCCATCGCGTGGAAGAACGGCACGAGCCCCGTGCGGCTCGTGCTCGCCGGCGTCATCGTCGGGACGGTCTTCAGTTCGCTCCAGACGGGGTTGTTCTTCTTCGCGGACGATATCGGCGTGGTCCAGTCCGCGATTTCGTGGACGACGGGGTCGCTGACGGGCACTGACTGGGAGCAGGTGCGGATGATCCTCCCGTGGAGCGTGCTGGCCATCGGGCTCGCGCTCGTGAGCGCCCGCCAGTTGAACGTCCTCCTGCTCGGCGAGGAAACGGCGAAATCGCTCGGGATGGACGTGGAGAAGATTCGGTTCGCGCTCTCCGGCGTCGCCGTGCTCGCGGCGGCGGCGAGCATCGCGGCGGCCGGCATCGTCGGCTTCGTCGGCCTCATCGTCCCCCACCTGGTCCGAAACATCGTCGGGAGCGACTACAAGAAGCTCGTCGTCGGCTGCGTGTTCGCCGGCCCGGCGCTCATGGTCGCCGCCGACGTCGGCGCGCGCCTCGCGCTCAGCCCCGTCCAGCTCCCGGTGGGCATCGTCACCGGGCTCGTCGGCGGCCCCTACTTCCTCTACCTCATGCGGCGGAAGCAGAACATGGGCGCGCTCTAA
- a CDS encoding ABC transporter substrate-binding protein — MVDDAGRDMTTRRDYVKYGGSILGGALLAGCSGGQSADPTAESTTTTTTASESTPTPAESSYTVTMAPMGEVEFEGVPETIFTRLTHLAGMAFALGRGSDVNALHAPDYYDALWNQFTPRLPGVELDWTGRYSSWNVSKEKLYELDSDVHLADPASVLALDEWGMGDIEEIRENVAPWFGNTFSNAHKSPPEAYADRYEYYTLWEQFEKVSQVFREEAKYEALAEIHDDVMATVEADLPASDARPGIVMGGFSDPSAPYVYNVDTPGYLTAHVRPFQPVDAFGDDVESGARVDMEALAEANPDVILVFGGLHPSTDISEIRSSLEDDPVGSTIPAVENGRIYPQGGRYQGPVLNLFQLEMTAKQLYPDTFGEWPEYAEGPYPELPESEQFFDRQRVADIINGEFEA; from the coding sequence ATGGTAGACGACGCCGGTCGCGACATGACGACGCGTAGAGACTACGTCAAGTACGGCGGAAGCATCCTCGGCGGCGCGCTCCTCGCGGGCTGTTCGGGCGGTCAGAGCGCGGACCCGACGGCTGAATCGACGACGACCACGACGACCGCGAGTGAGTCGACGCCGACGCCCGCCGAGAGTTCGTACACGGTGACGATGGCACCGATGGGCGAGGTCGAGTTCGAGGGCGTTCCGGAGACGATTTTCACGCGGCTCACGCACCTCGCGGGGATGGCGTTCGCGCTCGGCCGCGGGAGCGACGTGAACGCGCTGCACGCCCCGGACTACTACGACGCGCTCTGGAACCAGTTCACGCCGCGGCTCCCCGGCGTCGAGCTCGACTGGACCGGGCGGTACTCCTCGTGGAACGTCTCGAAGGAGAAGCTCTACGAACTCGACAGCGACGTCCACCTCGCGGACCCGGCGAGCGTCCTCGCGCTCGACGAGTGGGGGATGGGCGACATCGAGGAGATACGGGAGAACGTCGCGCCGTGGTTCGGGAACACGTTCAGTAACGCGCACAAATCGCCGCCCGAGGCGTACGCGGACCGCTACGAGTACTACACGCTCTGGGAGCAGTTCGAGAAGGTCTCCCAGGTGTTCAGAGAGGAGGCGAAGTACGAGGCGCTGGCCGAGATTCACGACGACGTCATGGCGACCGTCGAGGCCGACCTCCCCGCGTCGGACGCTCGCCCGGGCATCGTCATGGGCGGGTTCAGCGACCCGAGCGCGCCCTACGTCTACAACGTGGACACGCCCGGCTACCTGACCGCGCACGTGCGGCCGTTCCAGCCGGTGGACGCGTTCGGCGACGACGTGGAGTCCGGCGCGCGAGTCGACATGGAGGCGCTCGCGGAGGCGAACCCGGACGTCATCCTCGTCTTCGGCGGTCTCCACCCGAGCACCGACATATCGGAGATTCGGTCGTCGCTCGAAGACGACCCCGTCGGCTCGACGATTCCCGCCGTCGAGAACGGCCGCATCTACCCGCAGGGCGGCCGCTACCAGGGCCCCGTTCTCAACCTCTTCCAGCTGGAGATGACGGCGAAGCAGCTCTACCCCGACACGTTCGGCGAGTGGCCGGAGTACGCCGAGGGACCGTATCCGGAGCTTCCCGAGAGCGAGCAGTTCTTCGACCGCCAGCGCGTCGCGGACATCATCAACGGGGAGTTCGAGGCATGA
- a CDS encoding HEAT repeat domain-containing protein, protein MSDAPSISRVLDRVAEGATAEAVAGLSAYESADVEARRDAVQALSRAAEDDAGAVAPLVDALTAFLTDDERSVRLTTAKTLVAVAEADPEAVEDAVPALAARLADEGEFYYVRARAAEALGYVALAAPEAVSPGVLADFRVGLEFDEREVREQLAKALEHVALGDPERLRHRVSSLAAHLDDGADRVRYHLCSAFVVVGCASPDALADARGALVERLDDERAHVRGRAAEALGVLARDAGESVPRERLKALGDADGEFLAERAAFALNADAGGAGEAGGVGTVAGVRETTAAAVEAMTAPDDEHACQHCGLALPERGPPVCPRCGAPNGPV, encoded by the coding sequence ATGTCCGATGCGCCGTCGATCTCGCGCGTGCTCGACCGGGTGGCGGAGGGGGCGACGGCCGAGGCGGTCGCGGGGCTGTCGGCGTACGAGTCTGCGGACGTCGAGGCGCGGCGGGACGCCGTGCAGGCGCTCTCGCGGGCCGCCGAGGACGACGCGGGCGCGGTCGCGCCGCTCGTCGACGCGCTGACGGCGTTCCTGACGGACGACGAGCGGTCCGTGCGGTTGACGACGGCGAAGACGCTCGTCGCCGTCGCCGAGGCCGACCCGGAGGCGGTCGAGGACGCGGTGCCGGCGCTGGCGGCGCGACTCGCGGACGAGGGCGAGTTCTACTACGTGCGCGCTCGCGCGGCGGAGGCGCTGGGGTACGTCGCGCTCGCCGCGCCGGAGGCGGTATCGCCGGGCGTGCTGGCGGATTTCCGCGTCGGCCTCGAGTTCGACGAGCGCGAGGTCCGCGAGCAGTTGGCGAAGGCGCTGGAGCACGTGGCGCTCGGAGACCCGGAGCGACTCCGCCACCGGGTGTCGTCGCTCGCGGCGCACCTCGACGACGGCGCGGACCGCGTCCGCTACCACCTCTGTTCGGCGTTCGTCGTCGTCGGCTGCGCGTCGCCCGACGCGCTCGCGGACGCGCGGGGAGCCCTCGTCGAGCGGTTGGACGACGAGCGCGCGCACGTCCGGGGGCGGGCGGCCGAGGCGCTCGGGGTGCTCGCGCGTGACGCGGGCGAGTCCGTGCCGCGCGAGCGGTTGAAGGCGCTCGGAGACGCCGACGGAGAATTCCTCGCCGAGCGCGCGGCGTTCGCGCTGAATGCGGACGCTGGCGGCGCAGGCGAAGCGGGGGGCGTCGGGACGGTGGCGGGGGTTCGGGAGACGACGGCGGCGGCCGTGGAAGCGATGACCGCGCCGGACGACGAGCACGCGTGTCAGCACTGCGGGCTGGCGCTCCCGGAGCGCGGGCCGCCGGTGTGTCCGCGCTGCGGCGCGCCGAACGGCCCCGTTTAG
- the queC gene encoding 7-cyano-7-deazaguanine synthase QueC → MTSTDALDATERSAASTADSSDGPAKRAVVLASGGMDSATAAAVARERGYELYLLHTSYGQRTEDKEYECAKAQADYFDAADFLHLTTDHLSKIGGSSLTDDEMAVEDADLDADDVPTSYVPFRNANLLAMATSYAEANDCDAVFTGAHSEDFSGYPDCRPEFFDAFQTVVDVGTKDDTDISIEAPFVDWSKTDIAQKGTELNVPYEHTWSCYRDEEPACGTCDACAFRLQAFQNIGVRDPIDYAERPNYTEE, encoded by the coding sequence ATGACTTCGACCGACGCGCTCGACGCGACCGAACGCTCCGCTGCATCGACCGCTGACTCGTCCGACGGCCCCGCGAAGCGCGCCGTCGTCCTCGCCTCCGGCGGGATGGACTCCGCGACGGCCGCCGCCGTCGCCCGAGAACGAGGGTACGAGCTCTACCTGCTCCACACGAGCTACGGCCAGCGCACCGAGGACAAGGAGTACGAGTGTGCGAAGGCACAGGCCGACTACTTCGACGCCGCGGACTTCCTCCACCTCACCACCGACCACCTCTCGAAGATCGGTGGCTCCTCGCTCACCGACGACGAGATGGCCGTCGAGGACGCCGACCTCGACGCCGACGACGTTCCGACCTCGTACGTGCCGTTCCGGAACGCGAACCTCCTCGCGATGGCGACCTCCTACGCCGAAGCCAACGACTGCGACGCCGTCTTCACGGGCGCGCACTCCGAGGACTTCTCCGGCTATCCCGACTGCCGCCCCGAATTCTTCGACGCCTTCCAGACCGTCGTCGACGTCGGCACCAAGGACGACACCGACATCAGCATCGAAGCCCCCTTCGTCGACTGGTCCAAGACCGACATCGCCCAGAAAGGCACCGAACTCAACGTTCCCTACGAGCACACCTGGTCGTGCTACCGCGATGAAGAGCCTGCGTGTGGGACGTGTGACGCCTGTGCCTTCCGCCTCCAAGCCTTCCAGAACATCGGCGTCCGCGACCCAATCGACTACGCCGAGCGCCCCAACTACACCGAAGAGTAA